One Nocardia huaxiensis genomic window, GCTTGCCCACCGCCTCGGTCTCGGTGAGGAACCCGTCGTGCCCGTCCCGGGACCGCACGATCTCCAGCCCCTTACAGCCGGGCAGCAGATCCGCCAGCTCCTGCTGCGTGCGCAGCGGATACAGCCGATCCGAATCCACGCCGCCCACCACGCACGGCACCAGCGTCGAGGCCAGCGCGGCCTCGATGCCGCCGCGCCCGCGGCCCACGTCGTGCCGGTTCATGGCCTCGGTGAGCAGCACGTAGGTGGCCGGATCGAAGCGCGAGATGAGCTTGTCGGCCTGGTACTCCAGGTAGCTCTGCACCGCGTAACGCCCACCGTCCCAAGGGTTCTCATCCCCCTGGGCGTGGTTCTCGAAGCGATGGTCGAGCTCGCCCTCGGTGCGGTAGGTCAGGTGCGCGATGCGCCGCGCCAGGCCCATGCCGGTCATCGGGGCGCGATCACTGCCGTGATAGTTGCCGCCCTGCCAGTCCGGATCGGCCTTGATGACGGCGATCTGCGTTGTCTGCGTGCCGATCTGGTCGGCCGTGGCGCGCGCGCCGACGGCCAGCACGAGTGCCGCGCCGACCCGCTCGGGCGCGCCGACCATCCATTCGAGCACCCGCATGCCGCCCATGGACCCGCCGACCACCGCGGCCAGCCGGTCGATGCCGAGCAGGTCGAACAGCTTCTGCTCGGCGTGCACCTGATCCCGGATGGTGATCTCGGGAAACCGTGCGCCCCAAGGCTTTCCGTCTGCCGCCAGCGAGGACGGCCCGGTGCTGCCCTTGCAACCGCCGAGCACATTGGTGGCGATGACACACCATTCGCGGGTGTCGATCGCCGCACCCGGCCCGACCACGCCGTCCCACCAGCCGGCCTGCGCGTGATGCACGTCGGCGGGACCCACCACATGCGAGTCGCCGGTCAGCGCGTGCTCGATGAGCACCACGTTGTCCGCGTTCGCCGAGAGTTCGCCCCACCGCTGTACGGCCAGGGTGACGTCGGGGATGACCGACCCGTTCTCGAGCTCCACATCCCCGATAGCGATGCTGCCGAGCGTGCCGTCCGCCGGCGGAAGCAGGACTTCCGCCGCCGGCCGGGAGGTGCTCGATTCGATGCTCACGGTCAAGATGCCGCCGCCGTCAGTCCGGCGCGCAGATCCGCCAGGATGTCGTCGATGCCCTCGATACCCACGGCCAAACGCACGAGACCAGGCGTGACGCCGGAAGCGAGCTGCTCGGCGGGCGTCAGCTGCGCGTGCGTGGTGGAGGCCGGGTGGATGACGAGCGAGCGCACATCCCCGATGTTAGCGACATGGCTGTGCAGGACCAGCGCGTCCACGAACTTCTTGCCCGCGTCCACGCCGCCGGCCAGTTCGAAGGACACGATCGCGCCCACACCCTTGGGTGCCAGCTGTTTGCCGCGTGCGTGCCAGGGGGAGTCGGAAAGGCCCGCGTAGTAGACCTTCTCGACGCCGGGCTGCTGCGTCAGGAACTCCGCGACCGCCTGGGCATTGGCGACATGCCGCTCGACCCGCAGGCTCAGCGTCTCGATGCCCTGCGCGATCAGGAAGGCGTTGAACGGCGCGACGGCCGCGCCGAGGTCACGCAGCAACTGCACGCGCGCCTTCAGCGCGAATGCCGGCGCGCCGAGTTCGGCGAATACCACACCGTGGTAGCTGGGATCGGGCGTGGTGAAACCGGGGAAGCGGGAATTGCCCTCGGCGTCCTCGACCGTCCAGTCGAAGGTGCCGCCGTCCACGATCACTCCGGCCACGGCCGAACCGTGCCCGCCCAGGTACTTGGTGGCCGAGTGCACCACGATGTCGGCGCCGTGCTGCAGCGGCTGGATCAGATACGGCGTCGCGACCGTGTTGTCCACGATCAACGGCACGCCCGCCGCGTGCGCGACCTCGGCGATGCCCGGGATGTCCAGAATCGAGCTGCTCGGGTTCGCGACGGTCTCGCCGTAGAAAGCCTTGGTGTTCGGGCGCACCGCGGCCTTCCACTGCTCCAGATCGTCCGGATCCTCGACGAAGCTGACCTCGATGCCCAGTTTGGGCAGCGAGTAGTGCAGCAGGTTGTAGGTGCCGCCGTACAGGTGCGGGCTGGCCACGATGTGATCCCCGGCCTGCGCCAGGTTCAGGATCGCGTAGGTTTCCGCCGCCTGCCCGGAGGCCAGCAGCAGGGCCGCCACACCGCCTTCGAGGGCGGCGATGCGCTGTTCCACCACGTCCTGGGTCGGGTTCATGATGCGGGTGTAGATATTGCCCGGCTCGGCGAGCCCGAACAGCGCGGCGGCGTGGTCGGTGTCGCGGAAGGCATACGAGGTGGTCTGGTAGATCGGCAGTGCGCGGGCCCCGGTGGCCGCATCGGGCGCTTGCCCGGCGTGGATCTGCCTGGTCTCGAAGGACCAGTCGGCCGGATTCGTGGGCGCGGTCGAGTCACTCATGTGCTGCTCCAGGAAAACAAGGTCGCCGAATGGCGGAAGTCTGACGTTATCGGAAAGCGAATAGGCTTCGACAACAACACATTTCGGTGACCTCCTACGGTGCGCTTGCGCTCGGCCCTCGAGCGCCCGGTCCTCACCCGGAGCACCCCACCGCAGCTGGAGGGTTGCCGATCAGCTAGCCGGGGCTTGACGCTGATGCTCTTGACCTGTTGCGAGATTCTAACGGGCGGAAGGCCCGGATTCCGAAGTGGGGCCGGACACACTGGGCGCGGCGCAGGTCCGCACGAATTCGTGGTAGGCGTCGACCACGGCGTCGGCCATGCCGCGCGCCGAGGTGGTGAGGCATTCCGGGGTCTGGTCCTCGCATTCCGTGCCGACTCGCATGATGGTGTGCCAGGTGCTGACCACCAGGCGCACGGGCAGCGAGTCGACGGCCGCGCCCAGGCGTTCGGCCACGGCCGCGGTGACCTGTTCGGTCTTGTGCTCGGCGGCGTCGAGGCTGTACGCGCGCACGGCGGCGCTGCCGCGAATGATGCGCTGCATTTGCTGGAACCAGCGGAACGGCAGCGGTTCGTCGCGTTCGATGACGCCGTCGATGACGGCGAGGAAGGCGTTCATCAGCGCCTGGAGTTCATTCCCGGTGACGGGTTCGGCGCGCAAGTGGTCGGCAAGCGCGGTGCCCCATTCTGCGATGGGGGCGATGACGATGTCTTCCTTGCTCGCGAAGTAGCGATTGATCGTGCGGGGCGAGACATCGGCGGCGTCGGCGATCTGCTCGACGGTGGTGGCGTCGAAGCCGTGGGCGTCGCAGAGCTCCAGCGCCACATCGATGATGCGCGCGCGGGTCTGCTGCTTCTTGCGTTCGCGCAGCCCCGGCCTGGGGCGTTCCAGCAGATCGGCGTGCGTCGACTCGGGCATGGCCACAGTGTATCGACCAGCGGGTATTTCACGACGCCATCCGACAACTGTCGCAGTCGGACATTTTTCTCTTGACGCCATTTGTCGGGTGATGCCACGATGGTCGGGTTGTTCCAGGCATCCTGAGGAGACGGCATGACATCCGGGACGGTGACGCGCACACCCGACGAAATACCTACCGACACAAGCACTTCCAAGCGATGGTGGGCGCTGGGGGTGATCGCTCTGGCGCAGCTGATGGTGGTGCTGGACGCCACCATCGTCACGATCTCGCTGCCCTACGCCCAGGCCGATCTGAAGATCAGCGAAGGCGACAAGCAGTGGGTGCTGACCGCCTACACGCTGATCTTCGGCGGCCTGCTGCTGCTCGGCGGACGGCTCGCCGACTACCTCGGACGCCGCCGCATCTTCCTGATCGGGCTGATCGGCTTCGCCGCGGCCTCCGCGCTGGCCGGGCTCGCGCAGAACGCCGGGCAATTGTTCGCCGGGCGCGGACTGCAGGGCGCGTTCGGTGCGCTGCTGGCTCCGGCGGCGCTGTCGCTGGTGTCGGTGACGTTCACCGAGGCCAAGGAACGCGCCAAGGCGTTCGGCGTCTTCGCGGGCGTGTCCGCGGGCGGCGCGGCCATCGGGCTCATCGCGGGCGGCGCGCTCACCGAATACGCCGACTGGCGCTGGTGCCTGCTGGTGAACACGCCCGTCGCGCTGCTGGCCTTCGTGGGTGCGCTGGCCGTCGTCATCAAGGATGTGCCCGCGCCGCGCACCGGCGGCTACGACCTGCCCGGGGCGATCACCGCCACGCTCGGATTGGTATCCGTCGTCTACGGATTCAGCCGGGCGGCGGAGGCCGGCTGGGGTGCGGGCAGCACGCTGGCCCTGCTCATCGCCGGCGCCGCGCTGTTGATCGCCTTCGTGGTGATCGAGAGCCGGTCCTCGAATCCGCTACTGCCGCTGCGTATTCCGGGTGAGATCAATCGAGGCGGGTCGTTCCTGGTGGCCTTGCTGACGCCGATCGCCATGTTCGCCATGTTCCTGAACCTGACCTACTACCTGCAGGCCACGCTCGGATATTCGGCGCTGAAAGCGGGAGTCGCGTTCCTGCCCTTCCCGATCGGCATCGTGATCGCGGCCGGTGTCACCAGTGCGCTGCTGCCCAGGATCGGTCCGCGGCCGATCATGCTCACCGGTGCGGTCCTGGGCATGGCGGGGCTGCTCTACCTGGCACAACTCGAGTTCGGTGACACCTACGGGGTGAGCGTGCTGCCCGCCATGGTGCTCATCGCACTCGGCATGGGCGCGATCTTCGTGGCCATGCAGACCACCGCGCTGCACCAGGTCGACGACGAGGACTCCGGCGTGGCCAGCGCCCTGCTGAATGCCGCCCAGCAGGTCGGCGGCTCCATCGGCACGGCTCTGCTCACGACCATCTCGGTGCAGGTCGCGGAACGTTTCGCCACCGACAACGCGGGCATGGACAACCTCATGGCTCGCGCCGCCATCCACAGTTACGACGTGTCCTTCTACATCGGTGCGGGGTTCTTCCTGCTCGCGATTCCCATCATCGCCTTCATGATTCGCGACAAGCCGGCCAATCTGCTGGAAGGTCCTGTGCACGTGGGCGTCTGATCGTCCGCCCTGCCCGCGCACCGTCACCGGTGCGCGGGCGTCCGCGTGTCCGCAAGTGAACGGCAAGTCCGGGGCAATGGGCCGCGCCCATCGTGGTCCGGTGACAACGACTGCGACACCGCCGATTCCGTCTCTCCTCCGCGATCGAGTGCAACGCGGCTACCTGCTCGTGGCCGGTGGCGTGCTCTGGTCGATCGGCAATGCCCTGCACCCGCTGCGACATTCGGAGCAAGCCGAACAGGCGGCGACCTGGATCGCCGCCCACCTGACCTTCTCCATCGGGTCGGTGCTGATCGCGGCAGGGCTGCCCGCCGTATTCGCCGCGCTCCTCGACACAACCGGAACCGGTTGGGCGGCAAAGGCGCTCGTCTGGGCGAAGGCCATGCTGTTCCTGGGTTTCGCGGTGACCGTGCCGGTGGGGGCCTACCACGAGATGTTCGTCGCCCGGCAGCTCGGGCATCACGAGCAGCACGAGATCGAAGCGGCGGCCGCGCCGCTGGTGAACACGCTGGCCGCGTCCCTGCTGATCGGTCTGATCCTGCTGGCTGTCGTGTCGATCGCCCGCCCGCACGTGCTGCTGGGCAGGCTCGGGGGCGTGCTGATGCTGGCCGCCGTGATCGCCATGGGTGCGGCGCCGGGATTGCCCGGGGCGGAAGGCATCTGGATCATTCCCGGCACCATTGTGGTCGGCGCGGTGCTGGGCGTGGCGGGGTGGCGTGGCACCAGAGTCGGCCGGGGCGCGACGACGGTCGCCTGAGGGGGGACGCACGCTGGACGATCTCCGCCCCCGGATCGTTAGCGACGCCACCGTTTTTCGCGATGTACCACCCGTGGTGTCGATCGAAGTCCTCGGTGCGCTGCGGGTGCGCGTCAATGGCGACCCCGCGCCGCTGCGCGGCCCCATGCAGGGCGCGGTGCTGGCGCGCCTGGTCGTGGCCGCCGGTGAAGTGGTCTCCGCCGACCGCCTCATCGACGACCTCTGGCAGGGCGAACCGCCCCCCAAGGCCACCGCCGCTCTCCAGGCTCACATCTCCTACCTGCGCCGCGCCCTGGAACCGGACCGCCCGCCCCGAGCCCCCGCCCGCGTCCTCGTCTCCCGCACGCCCGGCTACACCCTCCACCTCCCCGTGACCGCCGTGGACGTGTGGCACTTCGAACACCTGCTGGCACAGGCCGCCGCCGAATCCGACCCGCGAACCCGCCACCGCGACCTCGGCGCGGCCCTCGCCCTCTGGCAGGGTGCCGCGTACACCCCCTACGCCGATGCGCCCTGGGCGGCCGCGGAATCCGACCGCCTCACCGATCTGCGCTGGACCGCACTGGAACACCAGGCCGCGGCCGCCCTGGATCTCGGCCGCCCCGACGAAGCCGCCACCCTCCTGCACCGCCTGGCCGACACCCACCCCGAACGCGAGGAAGCCGTCCGCCTCCTGGCCCTGGCCCGCTACCGCCAAGGCCGCCAACTGGCAGCCCTGGAAACCCTCCGCAAAGTCCGCACCCACCTCAACACCGAATACGGCGTAGACCCCAGCCCACCCCTGCGCGCCCTGGAATCCGCGATCCTCGCCCACGCACCGGAATTGGACTACACCCCACCCACCGCCCGCCCGTACGAAACAGTCGACAGTTCGGGTGGCGCCGGAACCGCCACCCCGGGCCCGACGGACCCCGCACCGGGATCGGTCTCCTCCTACGTCCGCGGTGCCGTCCGAAACTTGTCGCGGGAGTCGACGTCACCGGCACCGCTTGCGGACGAGGTCGGTGCCGGATATGTGGCGGAGCGGGCCGGGTTGCTCGCGGCGGCGGGGGAGGCTCGGGCGGGGCGGAGCCGGGTGGTGTGGGTGGAAGGGGAGGCCGGGGCCGGAAAGACCACGCTGGTAAGCGATGTCGCGAGGCTGCTCCAGGCGGAGGGGTGGGTTGTGGTGACGGGGCACTGTCCGGAGGTGGATGGTGCGCCTGCGGCCTGGGCGTGGATCGAGCTGTGCGGCGAGTTGGCGGGTGCCGGAGCTGCCGGGGCCGTGGGAAGCCGGGCTGCCGGGCTTGTGGCGAGCCACGGGGTTGCGCGAAGCGAGGCGGCCAGTGGTGTGGAAGGCATTGAGACTGTGGGGGTTTCGGGGGTAGATGCGACGCCGTTCGGGTTGGCTCGGGCGGTGGCGGACGGGTGTGGTGAGCGAGGGGTGGCGGGGCCGGTGGTGGTGGTGCTGGAGGACGCGCATCGGGCGGACAGCGCCACGTTGCAGATTTTGCGGCAGGTGGTGGCGTGGTCGGCGGGGGCGCCGGTGTTGTTCGTGGTGACATTGCGGGGGTCGGAGGCTGGGGAGGAGTTGCGGGCCACCTCGGCGGCGCTGGCGGCGGTGACCGCTGGGCGGTGGGAGTTGGGTGGGCTCGATGTGGAGGCTGTCCGGGACGTGATGGTGGCTGTGGGGTTGGCCGGAATCGATGAGGCGACAGCGGTTTTGGTGCGGGATCGCACGGGTGGGAATCCGATGTTCGTGCGGGAGCTGGCGAAACTGGCTGCGGCGGAAGGGGATCTGCTGGCAGTGCCTGCCGGAGTGCGGGATGTGTTGCAGCGCAGGATCGCCCGGCTGCCTGCGGAGGCGGCGCGGCTGCTGCGGTTCATCGCGGTGTGGGGCGGGGAGGTGGGATTCGACGAGTTGGTGGAGCTGGCCGGTGAATCCGAGGAGACGCTGGTCGATCTGGTGGATACGGCTGTGGTGGCGGGGCTGCTGCGGCTCGGGCACGGCGGGCGAATCCACTTCTGGCATGCGCTGACTCGTGACACCGTCTACGACGGCATTCCCGCCCTGCGACGTGGGCGCATGCACTGGGCGGCGCTGGGTGTGGCCGCGCGTTCGCCGCAGCCGGAGCTGGATGCGCTGGCCCATCACGCCATTGCGGGGGCGACGCCCGCGACCGCCGAACAGGCTCTCGTCCATGTGACCGCCGCGGCGCGGCACTGTGTGGAGCGGCGCGCCCACCCGGATGCTCGCGCCCTCTGGTCCGCCGCGCTCGACCTGCACCTGCTGGCCGGTCACGACCGGTCGACCGCCGAGCGCCGGCATCGCCTCGCGGTGCTGGAGACCCGCTGCGCGCTGGTGGCCGGTCTCGCCTACAGCGGCAACGACACCGCCGCCCGCACCCAGCGGCAATTCGCGCTGGACCTGGCGGAGACACTCGCGGCGGACATGCCACCGCTTGTCGACGCCGAAACCGGATGTGCTGAGCCGGATCCCGTCGCGTTCGCCTTGGCCAGCTGGCGTGCGCCGCTCATCTGGGGCACGCGGGACAAGCGGCTGACCGACACTCGGATCGTCGAGGCGCTCGGGGCGGCGCTGGCGCGTCCGCTGCCTGCTGCGACGCGGGTGCGGTTGCTGGTGGCAACGGTTTTCGAGGTGGAGGGCGACGATGATCCGCTGGCCTTCGCGGCCTCCGCGGAGGCCATTGCGCTGTCGCGGACCCTGGATGATCCTGAATTGCTTTGTGCCGCACTGAATGCGCGCGCGTTCCTGGCGCTCGGTCCGGATCTCTGGGAGGAGCGCGAGCCGTTGACCGCCGAGCTGCTCACGGTGTCCACCGAGTCGGGGCTCGTCGAGTTCCAGGCGGTCGCCCACTTCATGAGCTGTTTGATCGCCTGTGGCGCAAATGATCTGGTGGGTGCGCGGGCGGCGGTCGAGCGCGGGCTGGAGTGTGCGTCCGGTGGGCAGCTGCGGCAAATGCTGGTGGTGTTGTCGGCGTATTCCGCGGTACTGGCCTTGCTGCGCGGTGAGCTCGCGGAAGCGGAGCGGATCTACACCCGGTGCAGCGCCGAGATGGTGGCCTCCGGGACGGCCAATGGCGCGGAGTTGATGGTCGCGGCCGGCATGGCCTTGAACTGGGCGCGCGGCGACCTGTCCGGCCTGGTGGAGCCCATGGCGGCCATTCACGCGGAGGCGGCCGATGTCATGCCGTACCCCTACGCGCTGTCCCTGCTGCACGCCGGCGAACCCGAGCGCGCCCGGAAGGTGTTCCGCGCCGCGGGACCGCTCAAGCGCGATCACTACTGGTCCGTCATGACGGTGTTCCGCGCGCGGGCCGCGATCCATCTCGGCGAACCGCATGCCATCGCCGACTGCTACCGGGACATGCTCCCCAGGTCGGGCACGATGGCGGGCCTCGACACCGGTTCGGTGGTCTACGGTCCGATGGACACGATCCTGGCCGAATTGGCCCAAGCCCTGGGCGATTTCACGGCCGTGGCGGACCATCGCGCCCGAGCGGCGGAGGTCGAGCGGCGAATCCGGTTGCAGCTCGACGAACTCGACGGCTGAGCGAGGTCCGGTCTACGCCCTCATCGATCCAGGACTTCCGGTGTGAAATCCCTGGGCGGGGAGGTGATGCGGGCGTAGACCGGATTCGCGCCACCACCCGCCGGCGGTGGCACGCCATGTGGGCGGAACCCGTAAGTCAGCGCGGCGTACCCGCGATGGCTCGTTCACGTCGCCGGTAGCCGCGCCTGAACACGCGGAGCATGAGTCTCAGCATGATTCCGCCCTCGGCGGTGGCGCTCGCCCATTCCTCGGGAGTGCACATGCCGAACATGCGCGGCAGTTCGAAGCTCATCTTCGCGCCGTCGCGGGCGGCGGCTTCGACCCTGTTCCACTGCTCGGCGGTGAGATATCGGGTGATGACGGGGAAGACCGTGTTCTCCTCGTCGGCGATGTGTTCGGTGAGCAGGGCGTCGAGTTGCCGCAACCGGTCGGCGAGCCGGTCCGCGGAGCCGTGGGCCGCACGTGTGAAGGCTTGCGCGTCGCGGCGGATCTCTTCCAGCAGCGGGTCGAGCTGGGCGTGGTCGTCCTCGAGTTCGCGGAGGTCGACCGCGCCGTCGGCGGCCGTTCGCAGCAGTGGCCACAGCACCTCGTCCTCGATGCTGTGATGATGGTGGATGGAGTCACACAGCAGATGCAGGTAGACGCTGATGGCCTCCGCACGTGAGGCCGGGCAGTCCGTCTTGCCGCCGGCGATGTCGCGGGTGAGGGTGGCGAAGCGGGCGGCGTCGGCGATCATGGCCCGGTGGGCGAGCCGCATGCCCAGCAGGTTCGGCTCGGATGTCGTGGTAGGCATGGTTTCGACCGTGCCGTAGATCACTTGCACCCTACTTGCGGGTAACCGAGCGCAGGTCCCGCACAGCGGGGGCTGCCCGCGCGGTGAGGTTGATAGCAGCAGTACGCTTGTCTTGCTTGACGCCACAGCGTACGTGGACCTGGCACCACAGGCCCCGTGCCGCGCGCCATGCGTATACGTTGTCTGTTGAACAGCTGGGGTCCGCTACAAGCGGTGCTCACCGGCCGTGCAATGGGAGCACCACCTTCCTAGGAGGACACGAAGATCCATGTCCAAGATCAAGGTTGAAGGCACCGTCGTCGAACTCGACGGCGACGAGATGACCCGGATTATCTGGCAGTTCATCAAGGACAAGCTGATCATCCCGTATCTCGACGTGAACCTCGAGTACTACGACCTCGGCATCGAATACCGCGACAAGACCGACGACCAGGTCACGATCGACGCCGCCAACGCCATCAAGAAGCACGGCGTGGGCGTGAAGTGCGCGACGATCACCCCGGACGAGGCCCGTGTCGAGGAGTTCGACCTCAAGAAGATGTGGCGGTCGCCGAACGGCACCATCCGCAATATTCTGGGCGGCACCATCTTCCGCGCGCCGATCATCATCTCGAACGTTCCGCGTCTGGTTCCGGGTTGGACCAAGCCGATCATCATCGGCCGGCACGCGTTCGGCGACCAGTACCGCGCCACCGATTTCAAGGTGCATCAGGCCGGTACCGTCACCCTCACCTTCACCCCGGAGGACGGCTCCGAGCCGATCGTCCAGGAAGTGGTGAAGATGCCCGAGGACGGCGGCGTCGTCATGGGTATGTACAACTTCCAGGATTCGATCCGGGACTTCGCGCGCGCCTCGCTGAACTACGGCCTGCAGCAGAACTACCCGGTCTACATGTCCACCAAGAACACCATCCTCAAGGCCTACGATGGCATGTTCAAGGACACGTTCCAGGAGATCTACGAGACCGAGTTCAAGCAGGAGTTCGACGCTGCCGGTCTCACCTACGAGCACCGTCTGATCGACGACATGGTCGCTTCCGCGCTCAAGTGGGAGGGCGGCTACGTCTGGGCGTGCAAGAACTACGACGGCGACGTGCAGTCCGACACCGTGGCGCAGGGCTTCGGCTCGCTGGGTCTGATGACCTCCGTGCTGCTCACCCCGGACGGCCGCACCTGTGAGGCGGAGGCCGCGCACGGCACCGTGACGCGTCACTACCGTCAGCACCAGCAGGGCAAGCCCACCTCCACCAACCCGATCGCCTCGATCTTCGCGTGGACCCGTGGCCTGGCCCACCGCGGCAAGCTGGACAACACCCCCGAGGTCATCGGCTTCGCGCAGACCCTCGAGGACGTCGTCATCAAGACGGTCGAGTCCGGCCAGATGACCAAGGACCTCGCCCTGCTCGTGGGCGGCGACCAGGGCTACCTGACCACCGAGGAGTTCCTCGGCGTGCTGGACGCCAACCTGGCGCGCGAGATCCGCTAGAAATCCCCAGGGGGACAGGGCGTTAGGACGCCCACAGCTCTGCCGCCCGAGCACACGGCTCGGCAGCGAGCGCAGCGCTGACCGCACGTGAACAGCGCGCCGCGGCGAACGATGGCGGCCGGGACCACAGTCCCGGCCGGAACCATCGCCCGCCGGACACATTCCGGGCACCTGCCCTCACCGAATGGTGAGTGGGCGGGTGCCCGAACTGTTTTGCCGGGGCTGCCACCGGTGAACCCATCCGCCGAGTGTCCCCGGTCGGGGCGCGCCGCTGTCCGGATCGCCGTCGGCGGGCGGGTTGCCGAGTCGTCGGTTCGGCGTTAACGCGCGGTGTGCCGCCGCCGGATTACCAGGTGGCGTGCTCTCATGGCTTGCCCGGCATGCCGCGTGTGTGCCGACCGTAATAGCGTTGCCGCAGAGTCCGCCGATGCGATCGGCGCGGGGGCGGTGCACGAGGAGATGAGATGGGTATCGGTAAGGACCTGCGGCGTGTGGTGCGCGGGCGGGCGGTCGGGCCGGGGGAGGAAGGCTTCGATCATCTGCGACTCGCCTGGAATCGCGCTGTGGATCAAAGAGTTTCGGCGGTGGTGGAGGTCGCCGACGCCGCCGATGTGGCGGCGGTCGTGCAGTATGCGGCGCAGGCGGGTCTGGCGGTGAGCACGCAGGCCACCGGGCACGGCGCATCGGCCGCGGCGAACGACACGATTCTGCTGAAAACCCGTGGGCTGGACGGAGTCCGGGTCGATGCGCAGGCCAAGCGCGCGGTCGTCGGCGCGGGTGCGCCGTGGGCGGTCGTGCTGGAAGCAGCCGCGAAGCACGGATTGGCCGGAGCCGTAGGCAGTTCCGA contains:
- a CDS encoding NADP-dependent isocitrate dehydrogenase, whose protein sequence is MSKIKVEGTVVELDGDEMTRIIWQFIKDKLIIPYLDVNLEYYDLGIEYRDKTDDQVTIDAANAIKKHGVGVKCATITPDEARVEEFDLKKMWRSPNGTIRNILGGTIFRAPIIISNVPRLVPGWTKPIIIGRHAFGDQYRATDFKVHQAGTVTLTFTPEDGSEPIVQEVVKMPEDGGVVMGMYNFQDSIRDFARASLNYGLQQNYPVYMSTKNTILKAYDGMFKDTFQEIYETEFKQEFDAAGLTYEHRLIDDMVASALKWEGGYVWACKNYDGDVQSDTVAQGFGSLGLMTSVLLTPDGRTCEAEAAHGTVTRHYRQHQQGKPTSTNPIASIFAWTRGLAHRGKLDNTPEVIGFAQTLEDVVIKTVESGQMTKDLALLVGGDQGYLTTEEFLGVLDANLAREIR